A portion of the Novosphingobium sp. KA1 genome contains these proteins:
- a CDS encoding DUF736 domain-containing protein, whose amino-acid sequence MNIGEIRKNANGQLIGSVETLTITRTIGLRPVTSSNPRAPRYEIVALNDQRRWVIVGALFELSSNSTGESFYQGKIDDPSMAQPLYIAAFPREDGTMAIAWQRPRRRNTQLGSAEYGESDMFPADDAGGSDRGGEQAGDGRNDDGLGDSTATPPAKRVRANAKDGAEHDGALPPLVDA is encoded by the coding sequence ATGAACATCGGTGAAATCCGCAAGAACGCCAACGGCCAGCTGATCGGCTCTGTCGAAACGCTCACCATCACCCGCACCATCGGCCTCAGGCCAGTGACCTCCAGCAACCCCCGCGCACCCCGCTACGAGATCGTTGCGCTCAACGACCAGCGCCGCTGGGTGATCGTCGGTGCGCTCTTCGAACTCTCCTCGAACTCGACCGGCGAGAGCTTCTACCAGGGCAAGATCGACGATCCGTCGATGGCGCAGCCGCTCTATATCGCCGCTTTCCCGCGCGAGGACGGCACCATGGCGATCGCCTGGCAGCGTCCGCGCCGCCGCAATACGCAGCTCGGTTCGGCAGAATACGGCGAGAGCGACATGTTCCCGGCCGACGATGCCGGTGGCAGCGACCGCGGCGGCGAACAGGCTGGCGATGGCCGAAACGACGACGGTCTGGGTGACAGCACCGCGACCCCGCCCGCCAAGCGCGTCCGGGCCAATGCCAAGGACGGCGCCGAACACGATGGCGCGCTGCCGCCGCTCGTCGACGCCTGA
- a CDS encoding DUF6527 family protein → MKFAYQAVDRIPKQLEPETVYHSEEFELAGLLCACGCGHRITLLVPDSHQVYCDDGFATIRPSIAVCDGPCKSHYVISAGQVEWLDAFSTEAAKSLMQKQILRHVANDAKPKSWIARLWKAALALADQIKSIFGR, encoded by the coding sequence ATGAAGTTTGCCTATCAAGCGGTAGATCGGATCCCTAAGCAGCTGGAGCCTGAAACTGTCTATCACAGCGAGGAATTCGAGCTCGCCGGACTTCTCTGTGCTTGCGGCTGCGGCCATCGGATCACGCTTCTCGTTCCCGATAGCCACCAAGTCTATTGCGACGACGGGTTTGCCACGATCCGCCCTTCCATCGCAGTGTGCGATGGTCCCTGCAAATCTCATTATGTCATCTCAGCCGGACAGGTCGAATGGCTGGATGCATTTAGCACCGAAGCGGCGAAATCGCTCATGCAGAAACAGATTTTGCGCCATGTCGCCAACGACGCCAAGCCAAAATCCTGGATTGCCCGTCTGTGGAAGGCAGCACTGGCATTGGCTGATCAGATTAAATCGATCTTTGGAAGGTAG